In the genome of Zobellia nedashkovskayae, the window GATCCAAATGATATTAGAATCATAGAGGGCGATTCCATTTTCATTAGAGATGCTGACGAATATTTGACCTATTTGATTCGATTTCAAAATACAGGTACTGCATCTGCCATAAACGTTAGAGTTAATCATGAATTAGACGCAAACTTAGATTGGAACACTTTTGTTCCAATTTCTTCTAGTCACTCTAATGTAACCACAATTACGAACGGTAAAGATGTAGAATTTTTCTTTGAAAACATTTTTCTGCCGGATAGTGAATCCAACGAACCGGAAAGCCATGGTTACATTTCCTTTAAAATAAAACCAAAAAATGATATCTCAATTGGAGATAAGATAGAGAGTCTGGCAAATATTTATTTTGATTTCAATCCACCTATCATTACAAATACGGCAACTACAGAATTTATTGATGATCCGTTACCATTGAATTCTGTAATAGTAGAGTTTCAACCTATTTCTTGTCCATACCAGAGTGATGGTATTATTCAAGTGCAGGCAGCAGGTGGTAAAGAACCATACACCTATCACTTATTGGATGCTTATGGAAACCCAACAACCACTCAGACTAGCAATTTATTTGAAAACATAAAGGCTGGGTTTTACACGACCAAAGTAATTGATGATTATGGTGACGAACACATCGCATACATAAATATTGAAAACCCTGAAATTTTTAAAGTATCAACAAGTGTCACCGGCGTAAGCTGTAACGGTGCTACAAATGGTAAAGTTGAGATAACTGTAATGGGAGACGACGGTCCGTTTAATTATGGTCTTAGCGGTGCGGATTTCCAATCTTTAAATATAATTGATGGGCTTTCAGAAGGTAATCATGTAATTGCAGTAGTAAATAGTAAGGGCTGTACGGTATATAAACAAGTTACGATTGGGGTAAAAGAAAACATAACTGATTTGGATGGCGATGGAATTGACGATGCATGTGATGAAGATATTGATGGTGATGCTGTACTAAATGAAAATGACAATTGTCCAAACACCGCAAACCCCCTGCAAGAAGACTCGAACAACAATGGAGTTGGCGATGTTTGTGAGAATAACGCCCCTTTGCAAGTAACGGCATCACAAATTTCTACCGTTTCGTGCAATGGTTCTCAGGACGCAACTATTCAAATTGATGTGGTCGGTGGAAAAGCACCTTACACTTATGAATTATTAGATGAAAGTTACAACGTACTTACTAATCAAACCAACAATTTGTTTAATGGTCTTGGAGCAGGGAACTATATTACCAAGGTTATAGATGATGATGCCCAAGAAAGCTTTGGAAATACTATAACGATAACTGAACCCGCAATTTTAGCCATAGAAGTAAATAAATCTGATATTACCTGCAAAGGATTGAATGATGGTAATATTGTTGTAAACGGTTCTGGTGGAGTTGCACCTTATGAATTCAGTCTTGATGGTACAAATTATTCCACGAACAATAGTTTTAGCGACCTAATTTCTAGAACATACGATGCTTCTGTTAAAGACGCCAGCGGTTGTACTCAAAACATTCAAGTAGTTGTTTCAGAATTAAATAGCCCGGATTTTGACATTGATGGTGTTGGTGATTCCTGTGATGATGATATTGATGGTGACGGAATTGCCAATGAAAACGACCAATGTTTAGAAACTCCTTTGGGAAGTTTGGTCGATACAGATGGTTGTCTAGTATTCTCTTTACCATCCGATAATTTTACCATCCAAACTACGGGGGCATCTTGCCCAAATAGTAATAACGGAAGTGTTGATATCATTGCGAAGCTGCCTTATGACTACAACGCAGTTCTCACGGGTAATTCGGTCAGCAACTCGAAGTCCTTTGGTAATTCGGTCAATTTTGAAAACTTAGGAGCGGGAACCTATGATATTTGTATCACAAATACTGAACATCCTAATTTTGAACAATGTTTTTCTGTTGCAATTACTGAACCCGAATCTTTGTCCGTAGGTTCCAAGATGGATGTTTCTGGCAAATCGGTCATTCTTAACTTGAGTGGTGGTGTTAATTATAGCGTTAATTTAAACGGTACTATTTATAATACTGACGATAACGAAATCGAATTGCCGCTCTCTAAGATTGAAAATAGTCTAACCGTCGGCACAGATAAGGAATGTCAGGGTATCTACGAAGAAACATTTTTAATTACTTTAGGATTGTCCGTATATCCCAACCCAGTAAAAAATGGTGATGTAACAGTTATTTTAGAAGATTCTTCAATAAAGGATGTTCAATTGTTTTTGTACACATCAGAGGGTAGACAAATATTTGGAAAAACTGCCGTAGTAGTAAGTGGTGCT includes:
- a CDS encoding DUF7619 domain-containing protein; the encoded protein is MEIRLLSFLFLFISFSLSAQIEFQEGLLFSVNEGSGTSFHDAFLEDIDSDGDLDILVTSKNDNLKPVVWFENIDGNGTFGPSKEIIPFTSGNPLLFQDLDLDGDKDLIAPFVNGSSIFWYKNINGSDGFSEQKTIFQKPSCRYYKIAVGDIDGDLKMDIVAASGQNSGNSTIEIAWFKSNDGFDTSNSVSEITINDSMLSNSNMMLEDFDGDGDLDVLATISVSDSPSSLNYERLLWYENLDGQGNFNDGNVIISNIGDSYGVNLGLYNLTAPDIDNDGDLDILFNTGKRIGWLENDGIGSFSSIKYIEASESTTVSKFNSTLAVDIDGDGDLDIYGSTEKQDFINGESIYNYGYAWFENLDGFGNFGILQNHFIESFTNDNWSDNIRFRDPKATAVGDINEDGLIDILTVHSNDSFYRDDFSIVLHKNLGQQKNEIKGKVQLDFDENGCSDTDKAIAKYKVVATNGDNSYVTYTLSNGYYQLFVDEGNYEVSVEPYYNDWFSTNPESETTSFTGIGNTQQIDLCFTKNQTINDLNVRIVPLNEPRPGFDVSYELIYTNAGTTILDGSVDFEFDNRLQFLGADTAIETQTQNAITFLYDQLLPLESRKVALDFNIPTIPEVNLFDVLTFKASIDPKNGDATWPDNDFTLREIVIGSYDPNDIRIIEGDSIFIRDADEYLTYLIRFQNTGTASAINVRVNHELDANLDWNTFVPISSSHSNVTTITNGKDVEFFFENIFLPDSESNEPESHGYISFKIKPKNDISIGDKIESLANIYFDFNPPIITNTATTEFIDDPLPLNSVIVEFQPISCPYQSDGIIQVQAAGGKEPYTYHLLDAYGNPTTTQTSNLFENIKAGFYTTKVIDDYGDEHIAYINIENPEIFKVSTSVTGVSCNGATNGKVEITVMGDDGPFNYGLSGADFQSLNIIDGLSEGNHVIAVVNSKGCTVYKQVTIGVKENITDLDGDGIDDACDEDIDGDAVLNENDNCPNTANPLQEDSNNNGVGDVCENNAPLQVTASQISTVSCNGSQDATIQIDVVGGKAPYTYELLDESYNVLTNQTNNLFNGLGAGNYITKVIDDDAQESFGNTITITEPAILAIEVNKSDITCKGLNDGNIVVNGSGGVAPYEFSLDGTNYSTNNSFSDLISRTYDASVKDASGCTQNIQVVVSELNSPDFDIDGVGDSCDDDIDGDGIANENDQCLETPLGSLVDTDGCLVFSLPSDNFTIQTTGASCPNSNNGSVDIIAKLPYDYNAVLTGNSVSNSKSFGNSVNFENLGAGTYDICITNTEHPNFEQCFSVAITEPESLSVGSKMDVSGKSVILNLSGGVNYSVNLNGTIYNTDDNEIELPLSKIENSLTVGTDKECQGIYEETFLITLGLSVYPNPVKNGDVTVILEDSSIKDVQLFLYTSEGRQIFGKTAVVVSGAVKINMDSFSSGIYTLKIETRNETFTRKIIKE